In a genomic window of Acidovorax sp. A79:
- a CDS encoding TRAP transporter large permease, whose amino-acid sequence MDILSIGAFLLLLMLLMLSGGVWIAMTLAICGWVGQAFFTSSQPGLNLFSAFWESNASWELAALPLFIWMGEILFRTRLSEDMFSGLAPWLSRVPGRLFHTTILGCGIFGSVSGSSAATCATIAKVSLPALKKRGYNESIAIGSLATAGTLGILIPPSITMVVYAVAADASIIRIFLAGFLPGLLLMLLFSGYIAWWSVRNKQLMPADEPPTTFREKLYLSRNLIPCALLIVFICWSLVAGWATATECAAYGVVGALALAAWCRALTWQNFKEGLAGSARTSCMIMFILAGAAFLTKTMAFTGIPRELAEWVDSMHLSPYALIACLVGVYLVLGTALDGISMIVLTAAVVMPMVEKAGFDLIWFGIFVILLVEIAEVTPPVGFNLFVLQNMTGKDSNLIAKAAIPFFLCLVVCIGLITVFPQIVTIVPDLVMGQPK is encoded by the coding sequence ATGGACATTCTTTCCATCGGCGCCTTCCTGTTGCTGCTCATGCTGCTCATGCTGTCCGGCGGTGTCTGGATCGCCATGACGCTGGCCATCTGCGGCTGGGTCGGCCAGGCCTTCTTCACCAGCAGCCAGCCCGGGCTGAACCTCTTTTCGGCCTTCTGGGAGAGCAACGCGAGCTGGGAGCTGGCGGCGCTTCCCCTGTTCATCTGGATGGGGGAGATCCTGTTTCGCACCCGGCTGAGCGAGGACATGTTCAGCGGCCTCGCCCCCTGGCTGAGCCGTGTGCCCGGCCGGCTGTTCCACACCACCATCCTGGGCTGCGGCATCTTCGGCTCGGTGTCGGGTTCGTCGGCGGCCACCTGCGCCACCATCGCCAAGGTCTCGCTGCCTGCGCTCAAGAAGCGCGGTTACAACGAGAGCATCGCGATCGGTTCGCTGGCCACGGCAGGCACGCTCGGTATCCTGATTCCGCCGTCCATCACCATGGTGGTGTACGCCGTGGCGGCCGATGCCTCCATCATCCGCATCTTCCTGGCGGGCTTCTTGCCCGGCTTGCTGCTGATGCTGCTGTTCTCGGGCTACATCGCCTGGTGGTCCGTGCGCAACAAGCAGCTCATGCCTGCCGACGAGCCGCCCACCACCTTCCGCGAAAAGCTATATCTGTCGCGCAACCTGATTCCCTGTGCGCTGCTGATCGTGTTCATCTGCTGGTCCCTGGTGGCCGGCTGGGCGACGGCCACCGAGTGCGCGGCCTACGGTGTGGTGGGTGCCCTGGCACTGGCCGCATGGTGCAGGGCGCTGACCTGGCAGAACTTCAAGGAAGGCCTGGCGGGCTCGGCGCGCACCAGCTGCATGATCATGTTCATCCTGGCGGGCGCCGCGTTCCTCACCAAGACCATGGCCTTTACCGGCATACCGCGCGAGCTGGCCGAATGGGTCGATTCGATGCACCTGTCGCCCTACGCGCTGATCGCCTGCCTGGTGGGCGTGTACCTGGTGCTGGGCACCGCGCTCGACGGCATCAGCATGATCGTGCTGACCGCTGCGGTCGTGATGCCCATGGTCGAGAAGGCCGGGTTCGATCTCATCTGGTTCGGCATCTTCGTGATCCTGCTGGTCGAGATCGCCGAGGTCACGCCGCCCGTCGGTTTCAACCTCTTCGTGCTGCAGAACATGACCGGCAAGGACAGCAACCTGATCGCCAAGGCGGCCATACCGTTCTTCCTGTGCCTGGTGGTGTGCATCGGCCTGATCACGGTCTTCCCGCAGATCGTCACCATCGTCCCTGACCTCGTGATGGGCCAGCCGAAGTAG
- a CDS encoding TRAP transporter small permease subunit, whose protein sequence is MPPHVLRRALDGAYLAAGAIGAACIAVICVLMVVQSLGRQFGFPTGAINDVVAWLCAAAAFLTMAHAFKHGDFVRVTLVLEKLSPATRRKYEVACLTVAAVAIGYLTWWACVFTYESWQFKELAQGLWAIPIWIPQMSFALGSVLFLVAVVDEWWIVVQGGVPTFVRLVEERHAKGDFSSDL, encoded by the coding sequence ATGCCGCCGCACGTGCTGCGGCGCGCGCTGGACGGCGCGTACCTGGCCGCCGGCGCCATCGGGGCTGCCTGCATCGCCGTCATCTGCGTGCTGATGGTGGTCCAGTCGCTCGGGCGCCAGTTCGGCTTTCCGACCGGCGCCATCAACGACGTGGTGGCCTGGCTGTGTGCCGCAGCGGCCTTCCTGACCATGGCCCATGCCTTCAAGCACGGCGATTTCGTGCGCGTGACGCTGGTGCTGGAGAAGCTGTCTCCCGCCACGCGCCGCAAGTACGAGGTGGCCTGCCTGACCGTCGCGGCCGTGGCCATCGGCTACCTCACCTGGTGGGCCTGTGTCTTCACCTACGAAAGCTGGCAGTTCAAGGAACTGGCCCAGGGCCTGTGGGCGATTCCCATCTGGATCCCGCAGATGAGCTTTGCGCTGGGCTCCGTGCTCTTTCTCGTCGCCGTGGTCGATGAGTGGTGGATCGTGGTGCAGGGCGGCGTGCCTACCTTTGTGCGGCTGGTGGAAGAGCGCCACGCCAAGGGCGACTTTTCTTCGGATCTTTAA
- a CDS encoding TRAP transporter substrate-binding protein, which translates to MKKMMFGLCAAAAACLAHAETRWDLPSGYAVNTFQVQNLQQFVQDVGKASGGKLKITVHPNASLFKANEIKRTVQSGQVAIGEFILSGAANEAAVYGVDSIPFLATSYADSKRLDQASRPLLVKTLGAQGMKLLYTVPWPAQSLYSVKPVTALKDLKGTKMRAYNPATSVIANLIGAQPVTIQLAELSAALATGTVDNFLTSSASGVDSKLYESVKYFYGVAAWLPRNAVVVNQKAFDSLDKATQDAVLAQAAIAEQRGWALSEQKDQEYLKELAAKGMQVDVSAENLKKELKTVGERMTADWIKTAGDDGKAVIDAYNGKK; encoded by the coding sequence ATGAAGAAAATGATGTTCGGCCTGTGCGCCGCGGCCGCCGCATGCCTGGCCCATGCCGAGACCAGGTGGGACCTGCCCTCGGGCTATGCCGTCAACACCTTCCAGGTGCAGAACCTGCAGCAGTTCGTGCAGGACGTGGGCAAGGCCAGCGGCGGCAAGCTCAAGATCACGGTGCACCCCAACGCATCGCTGTTCAAGGCCAATGAAATCAAGCGCACCGTGCAGTCCGGGCAGGTGGCGATCGGCGAGTTCATCCTTTCCGGCGCTGCCAACGAGGCGGCGGTCTACGGTGTGGACTCCATTCCGTTCCTTGCCACGAGCTATGCGGACTCCAAGCGCCTGGACCAGGCCTCGCGCCCGCTGCTGGTCAAGACGCTGGGGGCACAGGGCATGAAGCTGCTCTACACCGTGCCATGGCCGGCGCAGAGCCTGTATTCGGTGAAGCCTGTCACGGCCCTCAAGGACCTCAAGGGCACCAAGATGCGGGCCTACAACCCGGCCACGTCGGTCATCGCCAACCTCATCGGCGCGCAGCCGGTGACGATCCAGCTGGCCGAGCTGTCGGCGGCGCTGGCCACGGGCACCGTGGACAACTTCCTCACCTCCAGCGCCAGCGGCGTGGACAGCAAGCTCTACGAAAGCGTGAAGTACTTCTACGGCGTGGCGGCCTGGCTGCCGCGCAATGCCGTGGTGGTGAACCAGAAGGCCTTCGACAGCCTGGACAAGGCCACCCAGGACGCGGTGCTGGCGCAGGCCGCGATTGCCGAGCAGCGCGGCTGGGCGCTGAGCGAGCAAAAGGACCAGGAGTACCTCAAGGAACTGGCCGCCAAGGGCATGCAGGTGGACGTGAGCGCCGAGAACCTCAAGAAGGAGCTCAAGACCGTGGGTGAGCGCATGACGGCCGACTGGATCAAGACCGCGGGCGATGACGGCAAGGCTGTCATCGATGCCTACAACGGCAAGAAGTGA
- a CDS encoding TRAP transporter substrate-binding protein codes for MKMVLLAALAVAPALHAQTQWKLATGYRVESFHTRNIVQFAQDVERASSGALRIEVHANNTLARLADIPAAVQGGKAQAGETIMTSLVADMPIAGADAVPFVVHSYADARRLWDLQRPLIDTHLAAKGIKALYAVPWPPQGLLSVAPVRSSADFKGTRMRTYNPATVRIAQMLGATPVDVPMVDVNKALSAGKLDSMITSALTGVENQVWGQIRQYYGINAWFPKNIVFVNQQAFDALPASVREAVVQAAAQAEARGWALSAAVAEESVAELQRRGIKVDRAPAELDAELRRLGERFSREWVQSVGNEANKIFIPYYFQR; via the coding sequence ATGAAGATGGTCTTGCTGGCCGCGCTCGCCGTGGCCCCGGCGCTGCACGCCCAGACACAGTGGAAGCTGGCCACCGGCTACCGGGTGGAGTCGTTCCACACGCGCAACATCGTCCAGTTTGCGCAGGATGTGGAGCGCGCATCCTCAGGCGCCCTGCGCATCGAGGTGCACGCCAACAACACGCTGGCCAGGCTGGCGGACATTCCGGCCGCAGTGCAGGGCGGCAAGGCCCAGGCGGGCGAGACCATCATGACCAGCCTGGTGGCAGACATGCCCATCGCCGGGGCCGATGCCGTGCCCTTCGTGGTGCACAGCTATGCCGATGCGCGCCGCCTGTGGGACCTGCAGCGGCCTTTGATCGACACGCACCTTGCGGCCAAGGGCATCAAGGCGCTGTACGCCGTGCCCTGGCCGCCGCAGGGGCTCCTGAGCGTTGCACCCGTGCGCTCATCGGCCGATTTCAAGGGCACCCGCATGCGCACGTACAACCCCGCCACGGTGCGCATCGCGCAAATGCTGGGCGCCACGCCGGTGGATGTGCCCATGGTCGACGTCAACAAGGCGCTGTCGGCGGGCAAGCTCGACTCCATGATCACCTCGGCCCTGACCGGGGTGGAAAACCAGGTCTGGGGCCAGATCCGGCAGTACTACGGCATCAACGCCTGGTTTCCCAAGAACATCGTTTTTGTCAACCAGCAGGCCTTCGATGCGCTGCCCGCCAGCGTGCGCGAGGCGGTGGTCCAGGCCGCCGCGCAGGCCGAGGCGCGCGGCTGGGCCCTGAGCGCGGCGGTGGCCGAAGAGTCGGTGGCCGAACTTCAGCGCAGGGGCATCAAGGTGGACCGCGCCCCTGCCGAGCTGGACGCCGAACTCCGGCGCCTGGGAGAACGCTTCTCCCGCGAGTGGGTGCAGTCCGTCGGCAATGAGGCCAACAAGATTTTCATTCCGTACTACTTTCAACGTTAA